DNA from Onthophagus taurus isolate NC chromosome 2, IU_Otau_3.0, whole genome shotgun sequence:
gattattttaataccacTTTGTTCCAAAAATTCCGTAGTTAGGTTGCTAACAAACACTCTCCCCAAATCTGTCTGTATCTCTGAAGGGAAACCAACTCTAGAAAATATGCTCAATAATCCTTTTACCACTGATTCTGAGTGAGCTACTTGTAGTGGTAATGCATCCGGAAATTTAGTTGCACAGCACATCAAGGTAAGTATGTACCTATTTCCCTTTTCCGTTTTAGTCAAAGGTCCGACAATATCTACATTTACTTTCTTGTACGGTTCTGTTATAATTGGAACTAGGCACATAGGCGCTTTTACTTTGTCTGTGCTTTTCCCTACACGCATACATAcgttacaatattttattttattcttgacATCTTTATTTAGTTGTCTCCaccaataattttgttttattcttgCAACCGTCTTTTTACATCCTAAATGGCCCATCCACATATTATCATGCGCAATATCTATTATCTTCCCTCGTAGACTTGTTGGTACCACTACTTGTTCATAGTGTCTTCCTAATTTGTCTACAAATCTTCGGTGCAATATTCCATTTAAGATCTTAAATTTAACACCATTTTTGTCTTCTTTAATTTCTGCTTTATCATAGTATTCTTTCAACGTAGGGTCTCCTCCCTGCAACAACCTCAGTTTATTAGGATTTAACTTTGTTATATCATCATAATCGGTTTTTCCTTTAGGAATTATCAACATTTCTTCTAAAACACTTTCTTCCTTCTTTTGCTTATCCTTttcatttactttattttcctGTTCTCTTAATTCTTTATGCTTTTCATTTTTCTGATTTTGTTCTACTGGAATACTTTgttgttctaattttaatttttttgattttgatcgGGTTAATGCAAATACATTTTGTACATTATCCACATTACTGAACATTTCCCACGTTCTATTTGAGAATAGATACGAGTATCCGTTTGGCAAATTACTTGTAACTGCAGCTTCTGTTTCAAGTTCTCCTATTTctggtaaatttaattttactacaGCCACTGGTAAAGCCACACTTTCTTCATTCAGTACTCCTCTAACATGTACATATTTCCCAGAATAATGTTctgttttgacaatgtttttaTGTACTACATCATAACTCGCAGCACTGTCTCTCAAAATGTTTACTTCCTTACCATTTATTTCCCCTTTTAAAGTATATGGAGCAAATAATTCTTCAACTTCTTTCTTAGTATTTAAGTTAGCTACTACTTGCTTATTTTCTTTGCTTTCTTTGAAATTAGGACATTCTTTtgatcctttaaaatgacctATTCCTCCGCAAGCATAACATTTAAATGGTCTTCGTTTATCAAAACTTCTCTTATCTCCTTTCCTTTCGCTTTCTGTTTCCATATTGGAAGGATTATTCTGATTCTTTTCCCTTTGTGTTGATGTTTTATGTTCCtgcttaaatttattatatccaTTTCTATCATTAATAGGACCCCTCTTCGAAATGTAAACATCTGCTTGTTCCGCTGCTTCTTCAATTGATTTTGCTTTATTGTGATCTTCAACCCAAAATCTCATTTCAGATGGTATTGAACTGTAAAAGTTTTCTAAACatattaattgtattaatttatttatatcactGCATATCCCTTCGCATTTAATCcgttctttaaaattattcttcaTTTGATAAGCAAATTCAGCATAACTCTgatcaaatttctttttactatATCTAAATTTGGCCCTAAAGACCTCAGAAGTTAactgatatttttttaataaactggCTCTAACTTTATCATAATCCTTCGCATCTTCTTCGCTTAATCTAGCCACAACTTCATTTGTGGCCGTTGACAATACACTGGTCAATCTCAGTGGCCATGTTTCTTTCCCGCAGTTTAATTGAATACAAACCCGTTCAAAGTTGATCAGGAATAAACTCATATCACCGTTATCTTTAAATGGTTGTAAATACTTATTCATATTAAAACTATTGATATTAGAAttactaaaattagaattctCAGAAATACCTTGCACCCTAAACTGTGCAAGTTTTACTTCAGTATCTAACTTAGCAATCTCTAATCTTTCAATTctctctttttcttctttttcttttttttctatttcaatcTTTTATAATCTACCCTTTTTAGGATTTTCAATCCAAGtcattatttctattttaaccTCATCTACAGTGTAgttagaatttattatttctttaattatttctaattttcttttcttttcaggtaattcaaataattgtgaaatatattttaactcATGCACCGTGAAAATACTAAATTCAGCCTCAGaactcattttatttttgatatagaCTAATAACGTAaccttttatttcaattaatagtaaaattaatacaatttctttacAATTAGATTAAACTGATCCaacttacaaaataatagcaattggttgtttatttgttataaaaactcTTTCAATGAGACCACAAAATCTCAAGTGAAAACAAATGCTACTTACTATTTGTAATTCCTGTTGAATTTCTATCTTTTCTAATTTGAACTACGTTTCTGCTTTCGGTTGCTGTTGCTCCGTGAGCACCGCTTCTCCGTCCAGTCGCTGTTCTGCAAATTTCGCTTTCCTTTCCGGTCGTTGTTGCCCTTTGAGCTTCGCTTCTCCTTCCGGTTGCTGTCGTCACGTGAGCTTCGCTTCTCCTTTAGGTCGCTGTTATCCCGTGATCTTTGCTTCTCCTTCCGGTTGCTGCCGCTTCTTGAGCTTCGCTTTCTTCAAATCAACATCGAAACAAGGATACAATTTCTCTTGTTATGGAATTCGTGCTGATCGGACTATCCCACCGATATGCCACCAGTTATTAAGACTCTTTTTCTCGTCGGCGTTAATTATCAGAAAATTGTACGCCTTCTTCAATatgataatgtttattaacaattttattaattacaatcttatattgactttttcaatattatttatatttttcgttaatcatttttttattataaaaatacagtaGTCGTAGCCcactttttataattagtttcttttttaatattttgattcacAACACTATGATGAACCCAGTACCAGTACGAAAAGTAGTAGTAGTGAGTGGGAAGGAGATGACGTAACTAGAGAGTTAGAAGAAGTGGTGGATGAATCGTTAGATATACGAGATGAAATAATAGACGATTCGCTAGATGTACCATTAGCGGTGAGGCGAGAAAGAAGGATCATAAAACCTCCATCCAGATACTTGGATTagagatataaaagaaaaaataaataaaataagcgagaaaattaatcataataatCCCATTTCTTTACAGGTATTTAAATTCTCTTAGGTACAGGTAGTGGTTAGTATTTGTCTAAATGTTCTGAATATTGTCTTACCTTTTTATATTCAAGACGCACACACTTTAACGAAAAAGAAGGATGAGATTAACACtgtttttatagaaaaatgtattgaGAATTCACTTTTACAGAGAACATTGACATATGTTGAAAAAGATACGAATTGATAATTGTTGACAAAAAACAACACGAAAAAACGGCCATGGATACGGCCATGGATACGGCGATGGATACGGTCATGGATAtacaaattaacttttaaacttttaacatTAACCGCCCGCCTTGCCGTAGGCAACTAAAGAATACAAATACAAATTAGACCTAAatacaaaatgaaattgaagaaaatttaaacatgaATTGAGTAGGTATTGAGTTTTAATCGATGTCTGgcagcaaacaaattttcgtGAGTGGTCGTGTAAGGGTGGTGGTCGGAGTCTTCACTGTAACGACACGTTCGAGGCCATCTGAACCGGCGTGTAATTTGATGATTCTAGTCAGTAGCCATTTTGAAGGCGGATATCGTTTATCCTGGAGTAAAACCAACTGTCCCTCTCGAGGTAAATTTTTCGATTCGAACCATTTGGTGGGGATTTGCATTTTTTGTAGATAAGAACGTGACCAATTCTTCCAAAAGTCATCGATGATTTTCCGTAAGTGTTGCCACCGAGAGAGGCGAGATGTTTTCTCGTCGTAAAGAGATGCTTCGGGGACGACGTTAAGTGCAGTACCAATAAGAAAATGACCTGGTGTAAGAATTTCATAGCTGTTAGGATCATCAGATAACGAACAAAGGGGCCGTGAATTAAGAACCGCTTCTATTTGAACTAGTACTGTACTAAATTCTTCATAAGTAAGTAGAGTATTGCCAATAACTTTTCTTAAATGACCTTTTACAGATTTCACTCCGGCCTCCCATTTTCCACCAAAGTGGGAAGCCGCTGGCGGattgaatttccatctggtACCGTTATCACTAAAAAGGTTGGCGAGCTTCTTGAACTGATTGGATGCTGCATTGAACATTGATCGTAGTTCTTTGTCTGCTCCGACAAAGTTTGTACCTCTTTCGCTATACATGCATTCGGAAATACCTCTTCGGCCTGTGAACCTCTTGTAAGCAGCAATGAATCCGTCTGTTGAGTAATCTGTAGCCAATTCCAAATGTACTGCTGAGGTActtaaacaaacaaacaagATTAAATAGCTTTTATACGTTTTATAGCTACGTCCTCAAACAGTTCGGAGAAAAAACGGTCCAGCATAATCAACGCCAGTATGAAGAAAAGGTCTTGATTGGTTAAATCGTGGGGAGGGAAGTTGGCCCATAAGTTGTTGGCTCGTTACCACACGTTGTCGAGAGCAAATCATACAACGATGAATCAGTGACTTAACGGAAACTCGACCACCAATGATCCAAAATCGACGTCTAATTGAAGCTAACGTGAGCTGTACACCACCATGCAATGTGGTTTTGTGGTAATAATCGATGATTAATGTAGTGATTGTAGAAAACTTCGGCAAGATAATAGGATGCTTTTCATCGTAATCCAAATTAGAAAACTGAAGTCGGCTTGTGATCCGCAAAAATCCATCCCCATCAAGGAAAGGGTTCAAACGATAGAGAGAACTGGTACGAGTGATGGTCCGCTTCCATCTTAGTAGAATAAGTTCTTCAGCAAACTCTAAATTTTGGCATTCTTTAACCCAAAATAGTAATACTCGATTTAATTCATCTGCTGATAAAACTCCTGAAACACTCGAAAGAAGATTATTTTTGTCAAACACTCTTGCGCACCACGCAGTCACTCTCAGGAGTCTTGTTAACGAAGaatacttattttttaaatcccaGCCCTGGCTCTTCCTAATGGCTTAGTTGGAAACTGGAATTGTGACACGTTGCTCAAGATCGACTTGACTAGGAGGACTTGGAGATTCTTTTGGCCACTGAGTTGATGGATACATGAGCCAACAGGGTCCGGACCACCAAGACGAATTCGATTGAAGTTTGATCATCGTGACCAATCGCGAAACTAAGTCCGCT
Protein-coding regions in this window:
- the LOC139432730 gene encoding uncharacterized protein, which codes for MNKYLQPFKDNGDMSLFLINFERVCIQLNCGKETWPLRLTSVLSTATNEVVARLSEEDAKDYDKVRASLLKKYQLTSEVFRAKFRYSKKKFDQSYAEFAYQMKNNFKERIKCEGICSDINKLIQLICLENFYSSIPSEMRFWVEDHNKAKSIEEAAEQADVYISKRGPINDRNGYNKFKQEHKTSTQREKNQNNPSNMETESERKGDKRSFDKRRPFKCYACGGIGHFKGSKECPNFKESKENKQVVANLNTKKEVEELFAPYTLKGEINGKEVNILRDSAASYDVVHKNIVKTEHYSGKYVHVRGVLNEESVALPVAVVKLNLPEIGELETEAAVTSNLPNGYSYLFSNRTWEMFSNVDNVQNVFALTRSKSKKLKLEQQSIPVEQNQKNEKHKELREQENKVNEKDKQKKEESVLEEMLIIPKGKTDYDDITKLNPNKLRLLQGGDPTLKEYYDKAEIKEDKNGVKFKILNGILHRRFVDKLGRHYEQVVVPTSLRGKIIDIAHDNMWMGHLGCKKTVARIKQNYWWRQLNKDVKNKIKYCNVCMRVGKSTDKVKAPMCLVPIITEPYKKVNVDIVGPLTKTEKGNRYILTLMCCATKFPDALPLQVAHSESVVKGLLSIFSRVGFPSEIQTDLGRVFVSNLTTEFLEQSGIKIIHSSAYHPQSNAVERFHGVFKRILRALSYEHGKEWDEYIDQALFAVRSAPHAAHGFSPAELCYGRQIRSPLRMLKALWNGRDTNEPVVSYVLKLLERLKNMQEIVEISMKEAQNKSKKYYNKKAKEIIYKEGDKVMIYQPARTNKLQMQWEGPKKVVRKISDTNYILEELTGRRK
- the LOC139432731 gene encoding uncharacterized protein, whose amino-acid sequence is MYSERGTNFVGADKELRSMFNAASNQFKKLANLFSDNGTRWKFNPPAASHFGGKWEAGVKSVKGHLRKVIGNTLLTYEEFSTVLVQIEAVLNSRPLCSLSDDPNSYEILTPGHFLIGTALNVVPEASLYDEKTSRLSRWQHLRKIIDDFWKNWSRSYLQKMQIPTKWFESKNLPREGQLVLLQDKRYPPSKWLLTRIIKLHAGSDGLERVVTVKTPTTTLTRPLTKICLLPDID